The proteins below are encoded in one region of Helianthus annuus cultivar XRQ/B chromosome 2, HanXRQr2.0-SUNRISE, whole genome shotgun sequence:
- the LOC110892339 gene encoding uncharacterized protein LOC110892339 codes for MVFIDLENAYDVVARQLIWDSLEGRGLHGKYVDIIKDTYDRTETGVRAPVGDTNFFPVEVGLHQWSTLSPFLLVVVLDELSKLIQETVPWCVLFVDDIVLIVETKQCLNVRVEEWRVALEGKGLRISQSKTEYLHCDFSGVADDDDT; via the coding sequence ATGGTGTTTATTGACCTGGAAAACGCATATGACGTTGTCGCACGCCAACTGATTTGGGATAGTTTGGAGGGTCGAGGGCTACATGGGAAGTATGTAGACATAATTAAGGATACATATGATAGAACGGAAACTGGTGTCCGCGCGCCTGTAGGGGATACAAACTTCTTTCCTGTGGAGGTGGGACTCCACCAGTGGTCTACGTTGAGCCCTTTTCTTCTTGTGGTTGTCTTGGACGAGTTGTCCAAGTTGATTCAGGAGACAGTTCCGTGGTGCGTGCTTTTTGTAGacgatattgtgttgattgtggAGACTAAACAGTGCCTGAACGTAAGGGTAGAGGAGTGGCGAGTAGCTCTCGAGGGCAAGGGCCTAAGGATTAGTCAATCTAAGACTGAGTATCTACACTGTGATTTCAGTGGTGTAGCCGATGACGATGACACCTAA
- the LOC110904157 gene encoding queuine tRNA-ribosyltransferase-like isoform X3 — MEAISLSPVTEVDVKSESEAKKFLDCFQTERKLDAILSFCSFMVVKGGETTCQILGRFNRARAARLTLPHFVCETPLFMPVGTQGTIKGAG, encoded by the exons ATGGAAGCAATCTCTTTATCCCCTGTGACAGAG GTGGATGTTAAATCGGAATCTGAGGCCAAAAAGTTTTTGGATTGTTTCCAAACAGAACGAAAATTAGATGCAATTCTTTCTTTTTGTTCATTTATGGTTGTGAAGGGTGGAGAGACCACATGCCAG ATTCTCGGGAGGTTCAATCGTGCTCGTGCAGCCCGGCTAACTCTCCCTCACTTTGTTTGTGAGACACCACTATTTATGCCCGTTGGAACACAAG GGACAATAAAAG GTGCTGGGTAA
- the LOC110904157 gene encoding queuine tRNA-ribosyltransferase catalytic subunit 1-like isoform X2 has translation MVDITKTWQGGHSTIICSNIALQGTYLLQTFTSSLKILGRFNRARAARLTLPHFVCETPLFMPVGTQGTIKGLTTNQLEDIGCQIILGNTYHLALRPTSELIDELGGLHKFIDL, from the exons ATGGTTGATATTACGAAGACATGGCAAGGTGGACACTCAACAATAATATGCTCAAATATAGCGTTACAAGGCACCTACTTACTGCAGACATTCACCAGCTCTTTAAAG ATTCTCGGGAGGTTCAATCGTGCTCGTGCAGCCCGGCTAACTCTCCCTCACTTTGTTTGTGAGACACCACTATTTATGCCCGTTGGAACACAAG GGACAATAAAAGGTTTGACCACCAACCAACTTGAGGATATTGGATGCCAAATTATACTCGGAAATACATATCATTTAGCACTCCGTCCGACTTCTGAGCTTATAGATGAATTAGGTGGTCTTCACAAATTTATTGACCTTTAG
- the LOC110904157 gene encoding queuine tRNA-ribosyltransferase catalytic subunit 1-like isoform X1 — MEAISLSPVTEVDVKSESEAKKFLDCFQTERKLDAILSFCSFMVVKGGETTCQILGRFNRARAARLTLPHFVCETPLFMPVGTQGTIKGLTTNQLEDIGCQIILGNTYHLALRPTSELIDELGGLHKFIDL, encoded by the exons ATGGAAGCAATCTCTTTATCCCCTGTGACAGAG GTGGATGTTAAATCGGAATCTGAGGCCAAAAAGTTTTTGGATTGTTTCCAAACAGAACGAAAATTAGATGCAATTCTTTCTTTTTGTTCATTTATGGTTGTGAAGGGTGGAGAGACCACATGCCAG ATTCTCGGGAGGTTCAATCGTGCTCGTGCAGCCCGGCTAACTCTCCCTCACTTTGTTTGTGAGACACCACTATTTATGCCCGTTGGAACACAAG GGACAATAAAAGGTTTGACCACCAACCAACTTGAGGATATTGGATGCCAAATTATACTCGGAAATACATATCATTTAGCACTCCGTCCGACTTCTGAGCTTATAGATGAATTAGGTGGTCTTCACAAATTTATTGACCTTTAG